The Vigna unguiculata cultivar IT97K-499-35 chromosome 6, ASM411807v1, whole genome shotgun sequence genome contains a region encoding:
- the LOC114186531 gene encoding putative BPI/LBP family protein At1g04970 yields the protein MAPSIFLSVLCLLSVLTCGYVQPLEDGFISGVISDKGLEYAKELLIEKGIASIVMLQLPEIENSAQVSLVGNAKVVLSNITITDVQVNSSSVKTGENGIVLVVSGSIVNLSMRWRYTVSSWLIPIGISDKGTASVKVTGMQVGLTINLRNQEGTLKLSLLDYGCYVGDLSIKLDGGASWLYQLLVDAFEGNIASAVEEGISEKIKEGIMKLDNFLDSLPKNVSLDKTATLNVSFVGNPVLSSSSIAIAINGLFTEKKEVLLPQSYHQKELKISSACGGLPKMIKVSIHENVFKSASQVYFTAGKMELIVDELPDQAILNTAEWRFIVPQLYKRYPNDDMQLNISMSSPPVIQLTYQDVGATILVDITIEVLEDFEVIPVASISVEISASCAVEIVGNDIVGRLILQDFSTYLKWSKIGKLHMRLIQSLMSSVLKTVVLPYLNFKLKRGFPLPIIDGYGFQNAVILYNHPWIAVCSDVSFLEDYYLGQQSFSAYVS from the exons ATGGCACCCTCTATTTTTCTCTCTGTGTTGTGCCTTCTGTCGGTTCTGACATGTGGTTATGTGCAACCCCTTGAAGATGGTTTCATCTCTGGGGTCATATCTGACAAGGGTCTTGAATATGCCAAGGAGTTGCTGATAGAGAAGGGTATTGCTTCCATTGTTATGCTTCAGCTGCCAGAGATTGAAAATTCTGCACAGGTTTCTCTTGTTGGAAATGCTAAAGTGGTTCTTTCTAACATCACAATTACGGATGTTCAGGTCAATTCTTCATCTGTTAAGACGGGAGAGAATGGAATTGTTCTTGTTGTTTCAGGTTCCATTGTTAATTTAAGTATGAGGTGGAGGTACACTGTTAGCTCTTGGTTAATTCCAATTGGAATTTCGGATAAAGGAACTGCTTCAGTGAAG GTTACAGGTATGCAAGTGGGGCTTACAATAAATTTAAGGAACCAAGAAGGAACTCTGAAGTTGTCTCTCTTAGATTATGGATGTTATGTGGGAGACTTGTCTATAAAGTTGGACGGAGGTGCATCTTGGCTTTACCAACT GCTAGTTGATGCTTTTGAAGGGAATATAGCATCTGCAGTTGAAGAGGGTATTtcagagaaaataaaagaagggATAATGAAGCTTGACAATTTTTTGGACTCTCTTCCAAAGAATGTCTCACTAGACAAAACTGCTACACtaaatgtttcttttgttgGCAATCCTGTGTTGAGCAGTTCCTCCATTGCTATAGCAATTAATGGTTTATTCACAGAGAAAAAGGAAGTGTTACTACCTCAAAGTTACCACCAGAAAGAATTGAAGATTTCTTCTGCCTGTGGTGGTTTACCAAAGATGATAAAAGTATCAATACATGAAAACGTGTTCAAATCTGCTTCCCAAGTTTACTTCACT GCAGGTAAAATGGAATTGATTGTTGATGAACTTCCTGATCAGGCTATTTTGAACACTGCTGAATGGAGATTCATAGTTCCCCAGTTATACAAGCGATATCCAAATGATGACATGCAGCTTAACATCTCTATGTCTTCTCCACCAGTTATACAACTGACATATCAAGATGTTGGTGCAACTATTCTTGTAGATATAACAATTGAGGTTCTGGAAGATTTTGAAGTCATACCTGTTGCATCCATCTCAGTG GAAATTAGTGCTTCATGTGCTGTAGAAATTGTAGGAAATGACATTGTTGGTAGGCTCATATTACAGGATTTTTCTACATACTTGAAATGGAGCAAAATAGGGAAACTGCACATGCGTCTGATTCAG TCACTAATGTCAAGTGTCCTCAAAACTGTTGTCCTTCCATACTTGAACTTCAAATTAAAGAGAGGATTTCCATTACCAATTATTGATGGTTATGGCTTTCAGAATGCTGTTATCTTGTACAATCATCCATGGATTGCAGTGTGCAGTGATGTTTCCTTCTTAGAAGATTACTATTTAGGTCAACAATCATTTTCAGCTTATGTTTCATAG